The region AGGCCCTGAACTCTTGTATTAATATCTGTTTTACCCATCTTCATCTAAATTCGGGAGCCAAGAGTAAAGTGTCCAGTGCAAAAGGGCGTTGTTGAGTGCCGGCCAGGAGTGTTCCCTTTCAGTCTGTGTTCAAAGGGTCAGCTCAAAGCGACCGAGACGATGCACCTGGATGTGCATATGAACTGTCGAGGACAAACAATGAACTAATGAACCAAGCCGGATCTCTGGGCGATGGCTTGCTGTTTCCGGCTGGTGTTTATTCGGTTTCAAAGGAATATTCAGCTCTTTGCTCTGATTCTGTTCATGGACCAAAGGGCTTGGGGCCTTTGGATCATAGTTATACTTTGCCTCGTGCAGCCTTTGCAGCGTGCATATTGCTTGACTCCCGCTGGTCCTTTGTGAATCGCAGTTGCTTTTTCCTCTATTTGTACATCGGAATATGCCTGAAATCGGAATCTTTTCTTTAAATGGCATCTGCTTTCAGTCCAAAAGTTCTCTGGGTCGCTTGCATACACCTGCTATGAAGATTGGTGGAATGAAATGTTTTGCCAGGGATGTTGTCGACATTTTTATGGCTGCCACGTTTATTTTGCTTACTGGCTCCCTTCCGTTTCGTTCCCGTTCCGCCACCAGCCACTTGGCTGCCCAATTAAAAGTTTTAGCACATTTTCACTTGAAATTAATTGTCGGTAAACGTAATTCATGTCCAAGACACGGCTGCGCCAAGGGTAGCACAGGGCCCAGAGCCCAAAACAACCAACAAGCCACCAAAAAGCAGCGAGGGGGGCAACAGGGGGATCTGAGGACCTGCAAATGTTGCCAAATGCATCAGGCCCCAAACGAAAGAGAAAGGTGGagcagcgaaagagagagagagattgaggCACTGGCACAGGCATTTAGGGTCTGTGCCACTTTGTTGCATTCTCTGCATTCTGCTGTAACGAGCGTGCGGATGGGGCAAGCGCCCGCTCCCGAGAACATTCATTGGCAAAGAATTCGAAACGTTTTGGCATCACATATTAGCCATGTACTAAATTATTTACTCCCCGTTAAAGCTACAAGCTATCAGAAATTCTGGAAAACTTGAGATTGCACAGACAGAACTTCCTCTCACGTTTCAGTTAATGGCAGGCAATTCGGAATGATTTTAGATTCCTAGCCGATGCCCTCAAGCGAAAAATAGAAAACATCGTTAGACACAAATCATTTCTAGCCGCGGGCGATGGGTCGATCGGGGCCAATGCCATAAATAACGCCGAGTGGCTAACACAAAATGagaatttttcaattaaactaAAGGCCACTCCCGATAGCGATGGCGGGCCAATGTCATTAGCAGGACTACAGGTAAGAGGACAGCAGGAGCATTGggaccaggagcagcagcaattggAGCAGGacataaattaaaatcgaaAACCCAGCTCTGGCATGGCCTCAACAGGACTTTTGTTCAATGGCGATCCGTGGCAGGTGGGTGGCTGGTGCCCAACCAGGCCATGAAATGCCATTAAAGGGGGATAGGCCAGTGTTTAAATAATGCcagaaatttcatttcatttggttaCTGGTTATGGGTATCCCATGGCCACGAGGCAATTCCTCAGCTAATTGACAATTCAAAATGTTTTGAGTGTGGCAGGAGGTGCTGCAGCTCGGCTGGCTGGTCATAAAGTTAATAAGCAATTTGCATAACAAATTGTCTAAAACGCTGACAACATGTCGCATGGAATAGCCAAATGCGTGGACCTATGCGCATGCGAATGTGATAGGTGGACACATGGGGCGCATACGTAATTTGTGGCACCGtgcattgcgtatacgcagcgtgaaacagggacagggacaggaacAGGCATGCATTTAATTGTTTCAAACAGGACAACCTTCCCCAAAGGCAGGCCGGACCGGACTTTTTCCGTTTCGGATTGCGCGCAAATGTTCCATGTTCGTAATTTATTCTCGGCCTGTTAATTAGCGCGACAACGACGTGGGGTTGGATGCACGTGTGTGTAATTCTTGGACTGTGGGTGAACAATCCGAACGATCATTCACGTTGCTAAAGGGCCTGGGCTCCCATAGGGCATAGGAATAACATTGTTATGCCTGCGTTTGACAGACCTCTCGCTGCAATTAGCcagtgtgtgcgagtgtgtgcctGCAACATTAGTGGTTTGCCGTTTTTTACATATACAGATGACCGAATGGGGGAACGATGGACGGGGGGAGGTCGGCTGCCACTTGCAGCTGTTTCCATTTCCGTTGCTCGGCCACAGACATGCAACAACCCCATATCATCTCTGCAGAATGCCCAGATAGGAGGAGTacagagatatagagagagagagaggggcagctGGCAAGGAACTGTGCCTCAAAGTATGCTACACAATTGCGGTATGGGGCATTATAATtgcaagcacacacacacatccatacaCACTGAAACACAATCgctcagacacacacatacagagcTAGAGTTACATGGATGCATTTGCATCTGTACCCATCAGCCACAATTTGCAATCTGCATTTTGCTTTATGCTTCGTTGTAATTAAATGATAATCAATtaggcaaatatttgctttcaACAAGCTTGCGAAATGGAAACTCAATCCATATTCAGCATAAATGAGGCTGGGACCAGGCAAACAAATGGTTAAAATGGTCATCTCCGGGCTCAAAGGCATAGGTCACGTAGTGTAGCCGGAAATCGGAAATCCCGAATCGATAACCTATcagttaaatatttaaaattatgaGTGTAATAACTTCTGTCGAGAGATTAGGAGCCGAGCCGAGAACCCCTATAAAAGCAGCGGCGGGGGCAGATGCCCCATATTAGTTGATTGATCAACATGCAGCTGTTTGTTTTccttgctttggctttggctgtggccgtggccagCGCCGTGCCCACCGAGGTGGCCAACAAGCCCGTTCCCGTGAGGGACATGCCAAGTGCGGCGAAGATCCAGGGTCGGATCACCAACGGCTATCCGGCATACGAGGGCAAGGTGCCGTATATCGTGGGCCTGAGCTTCAACGACAACTACTGGTGCGGTGGCTCGATCATTGGCCACAACTGGATCCTCACCGCCGCCCACTGCACGAGAGAGGCCAACCACGTGCTGATCTACTACGGCGCCAGCTTCCGGCACGAGGCCCAGTTCACCCACTGGGTGAGCCGCGATGACATTATCTCGCATCCCGACTTCAACGACCATCTGAACAACGACATCGGCCTGATCCGCACTCCTCACGTTGACTTCTGGTCGCTGGTGAACCGCGTGGAGCTGCCCAGCTACAACGATCGCTACAACAGCTTCGCCGGCTGGTGGGCAGTGGCCTCCGGCTGGGGGCACACCTCCAACGACAGCGGCATGTCCAACTACCTGAACTGCGTCGACGTCCAGCTGATGGACAACAACGACTGCCGCAACGTCTACGGCGATAGCTACATCACCGACAACACCATCTGCATCCAGACCCACGGCGCCCAGTCCACCTGCAACGGCGACTCCGGCGGTCCACTGGTCCTCCACGAGGGCAACCGCATCGTGGGCATCACCTCCTTCGGCCACTGGAACGGCTGCACGGCCGGCGAGCCCGCAGGCTTTACCCGCGTCACCGGCTACCTCGACTGGATCCGCGACCACACTGGCATTTCCTACTAGTCGCATACGACTCGCCTACGAGTAACTGCAATAAATCAATGAGTATCAGCAATAATAGCCCTACTCTTCCCGTTTCGATTGATTAAAACTCACTTAAATCGCACCCAAAGGGGTAGCGATAAGAGGGCCGCAAAATGCAGGCGATAAGAGAAGTATTGGGGTCTGATAATGAAATTCAAAAACTAAAGAGTCCCCCTTCAATGAATGAAAAGGGAAAACACAAGCTAAGACTGATGGAAGATTATAGACCAAACGATGGTAGAATCGTTTCCAGAATGCCCCATCTATTCGATGAAATAATCGAACAAAATCAGTACGAAGGAAAGGCGAGTGGCCTGAAAATTGCCAATAAATACTCGCagcgaaaatgaaaaacaaagcAACGGAAAGTGTTCAAACCATTTACTTGAGAAATGAGTTTTTGGAGCAACCTCCAGGCCAATGAAATAGACCAAGTCGAGGGGGAAAAGCCATAGAAGGCGGCGGAAGAGCGTGGCAATTCGTACAGCCATTGGCACAGTGAGTAATTTCTCAATCTTGTGCCCTGCCAGGCAGGCCTCCACCCCTCCAAACCCCTCCATCGAGATGGTTCCGTTGTTTCACTTTCCCGGTCGCGTCTTGCCTGTGTCCTACTTAATTGCATGTCCTGAAGAGAGGGGGAAGGTGGGTGGGGTTCTCAAAAGGAGGTTCTTTACCCGTTGAGTATTTATAAGCTGCCGGCATGAAGATGCTTTGCAGCTCCATTATTTCTGCTctaatatttcaataaatcaGTCGACTGGGAGGTACGTCTCCCATCTAAGGAACCCAAAGATCTATGATCTCAGTTAAATATCTATGCATCGCCTCGCATTTCTTTATTCGAATCCGGAAGGTTAAGATTAAACCTAATAAAAGTATTATCCTTATGGCGCCGCCAACTGTAGGCCGAGACCTTTGATTTTCTCATCGATCCAGGCGCGTAGATAGGGCACATTCGCATACACTGACGGAATATCCGCCTCGGCGCACTCAATGCCCCAGGAGACGATGCCGGCCAGCTGGTAGCGGTCGGTCTGGCCGGGCAGCGTGCAGAAGAGTGGCGATCCGCCGTCGCCCTTGCAGGTGTCCTTGCCCTCGATGCCGCCGGCACAGAGGAAGCTCGGGCGCAGCCGGAAGCGCGACTCCAGGCGGGTATTCCGCAGCATAGCCTGGCACTCGTCGTGATCCACTATCGGCAGGTCGATGCGTTTCAGGGTCCGCTCCAGCTTGTCGCTGTTGGGGTCCTTGGCTCCCCAGCCGGTGGCAAAGCAGGTGGCCGAAAGCAGATCGTCTATGACCTGCGGCGACTCCGGGGGCGGCAGGCAGAGGGGCTGGATGTGGGGGGCCAGTTGGACGGGCTCGTCAAGGACCAGTATGGCAATGTCGTTGAAAAGTGCCTCCGGATCGAACTCCGGATGCAAGATAATCTGCTTGATGCGCCGTCCCTGATGCTCGTACGGCTCGTCCAGACTGTTCAGATCCCAGTCGCCCGCCCGAGCCATCAAAGTGTCCACCGTCTCGTTCACGATGTTGTGGGAGCTGGTGATGACCAGCTGGGGGTGGATGAGCGTGCCCCCGCACAGGTACTGCTGGCGACCGGTGAAGATGGCCACCATCCAGGGAAACTGGCCAAAGATGGACACGTCCTCCGTGTAGTTGTACTTGTCCTTGTCGGGGATGAGGCCCTGGGGGTTGCTCCAGCCGCAGTTGTTGTACTTGAATCCGTTCAGTTTCGCGACATAGGGACTATCGCTGGCATCCACCTGGAAGAGAGGCAGTTAGCAAACGATCCTGCACATCTGGGAGGAGAGTTCACCTTTTGGTTCACCTCACAGCAGCGATGCAGGGACCGACTGCACTGTCCAACGCCGATCCTGGGATTGATGATGCTCCGTCCGTCGTCGATGATGATATTGTCGCGGCACAGTTTCCGCGGCACGCACTCCATGTTCATGCCGCAGCTCTCGTTCGCTTCCGGTTCCAGCACGTTGCCGTTCTTGTCCCTGATCGAAGACCCCGCTGGCCTCCTGTTCGTCCTCTGCTGACGCCCTACCCGATCGACCAGCGAGGCATTCCAGCTCTCCAGCTGGGCGCGTTCGCAGCACACCCTCCCCGTGCCGCAGAAGCGGGAAATGCGCGGTCCAATCCCCTTTCGCCCTGAGTCGTCCGTCTCCGTACAGTGGGTCACTGTGGTGCAGAGCTCGTCATCCCGGCACATCGGCGACGGCATGTCCTGGGCGTTCACCATGACAAGAGCTGCAATGGCCAATGCCATCCACAGCAACCGGCATCTGCTCGTTGcgcctgtggctgtgtctgcgGTTGCGCCGCTCATCTTGGCAGGGCTGCAACTGCTACTAAGAGTAACAGGTCGAAACAGAATAACGATTACACACAACGATTACAGATACCACAGACTGCACAGAGGCTGCAGCAGAGGTTATCAGCAGTCAATCACTTCGTGGAAACGATTATACTGGAATATcaagcgcacacacacagcaaatcGCACTATTGGGAGTTCTATAATCAAAACAAACCCGCACTAAACGTatctctttttctttgtttgttaATAGAATTTTGAAATGGGAGCTCAGCAGTCGGTATTCAAATAGAATGCGTTAGAACTGATTTATCTCCACAACTTGAACGAACATtactatatagtatatatccAGCAATCGATGCACTTATGGCTAAGTAAACTCTTTTGCATActcacatatgtatctatgtatatgtatgtatgggaTTATATAGAGATAGAACTGCCGCGGATCTCAAAGTAAAACTCGTTGCTGGTCGCACGCAAAAAGTCGACTGAAATATTTGAGTAAAACGTTAGACACTTTATAGAACCGGCTTGGAATGACGAATATTCTGAgaaagcgaaagagaaagagagacagagatcgCGGATCAGCTGCTGGCTGATTAAGAGAACGATCAGATGAGACGAGAGCTCCACTTTGTCGGTATCATTTTGTTGAGCCCAATAGATTGTCGATTGTTCCGTCCCAACATTCAGTTGTACTCGCGCCGTGCCCTCACAACGATCTCAACTGGAGCGTAATTGCGCATCGAACTGATTGAAATTGGATTACAAAAACATAATAAGGTGTGTAAGTGGGAAATACCGATTCGTCGTATTCTGTGACTATCTTGGGgactcctctcctcctcttgATTGCTTGGCTGATTGGCTTGGGAGACCACAGGGCGTATAAGCAACGCAGTTTGAAGTGAATGAAATATCTGCGACTGGTTTTTCCCAACTACAGACagcctctctctttctccctctcgccCTGTACAGCATATCGCGATGTGGGCCGAGCGATTGGTAGTGCTGCTCTCTTTGTTATCACTGCTGCCCGCTGGCTGGACGCAGCGCAGCTGCTCCGATCTGGAGATATGCACCTCCAAAAAGCTCTGCCTCCAGACGGATGACTCCGGCCGGGGCCTGCTCGGTACTCGCATTCTGTACCGCAGCTGTGGCCGTGAATTGGTTTGCTGCGAGAAGGAGCAGCTGGAGAACTTTTACGCCGAGGAGGCTGAGGTCGAGTACCGCAGCCAGCGAAAGGGATATCCATGGGTGGGGACAACGGCAGCAACGTCAACCAAACCAGAAACAACCACAACAGAGATCGCTGTAACAGACCCCAGTGAGCCGGAGGACTACAAGAGCTGTGGCGAGCAACGGCTGTGCGTGCCCCGGCACCTGTGCACCACTGGGTCCGTGAACATGGACGGCCGCTACGTGATCACGGCGCGCATCAACGAGGCGAGCAACTTCGGCTGTCGTTCGGTGGAGATATGCTGTCCCGAAAACGAGCAGGTGAGCGATGCGAAGGCACTGGGGGACGAGAATAAAGTACAGCCCATTTCCAGATAGAGGAGGGCCAGAGTCGCATGCAGCAAAACCTGAAGGACTTCGAGTACAGGGGCTGCGGGTACAGCAATTCCAAGGGTCTCTACTACCAGCTGGATGGCTACAATGACGGCGAGTCCACCTTTGCCGAGTTCCCCTGGATGGTGGCTCTGATGGACATGGAGGGCAACTATATCTGCGGCGGCTCTCTGATCCATCCCCAGATGGTGCTGACCAGCGCCCATAATGTGGCCAACTACAGCGAGGACTCGCTGCTGGCCCGCGCCGGCGACTGGGACCTGAACAGCCAGCGGGAGCCACATCCCTACCAGATGCGTCGCATTAGACAGCTGTACCGCCACGAGGCGTTCAACAAGCTGACCCACAGTCATGACATGGCTCTGATGGTCCTGGAGCGGCCGTTCCAGCTGGCCCCCCACATCCAGCCCATCTGCCTGCCGCCCGCGGAGACGACGCAGGTGCAGGAGGACATGCGGCGGGCCCACTGCCTGGCCACCGGCTGGGGCCAAAGCAACAGCTCGGCCAAGAGCATGGAGCACCTCTTGAAGCGCATCGAGCTGCCGGTGGTGGAGCACGAGAACTGCCAGCGTCTGCTGCGTCGCACGATACTGGGCCGACGTTTCCGTCTCCATGACAGCTTCCTCTGTGCCGGCGGCGTCGAGGGCAAGGACACCTGCAAGGGTGACGGCGGTTCGCCGCTCTTCTGCTCGATGCCTGGCCAGACGGATCGCTACCAGCTGGCCGGCATCGTCTCCTGGGGCATTGAGTGCGCCGAGAAGGACATTCCGGCGGCCTACACGAACGTGGCCTACCTGAGGGACTGGATCAACCAAATGGTAGTCCAAGCGGGCTTCTCTCTGAACGACCTCGTCTAGTGCTAGCCTTTCGAGTGTCAACCAATTTTATATACGTAATAAAGTGTAAGCCAACGACAACACGGGCAACAGTAACTTTCCTCTACTCGTATTTGCAGGGAACACAATTCATTGTCTAATTTTCAATGGCATCGCTGAAACAAGCCAGAGAGTGGTTTTCCAGGCACTGGCTGACAGCGCAACCAGTCCTTCAATCCCTCAGTCCCTCAGACCATTTTGATTCTCCCCCGCCTGGCCAGAGTCGTTGTCGGGGGGCGTTTAAGCCGAATTGACTGGCTGCAGTGGCAAAAGGAAaacggaaaatggaaaatggaaatttatggcGGAACAGGTGAAGGTTCTTCGTGCCATTCCACTTAACCCATTCAATGCAAGATTTATGTGCAGCTTAAGCCGACGATTCCAACTCCAAAGCGGGGGTTTCTGAGTGCCTAAAGCTGCAACTCGGAAGCGAGCGAGATTCACTTACTTGCCGTCTTTCCAACCGCCCGTGCCATCATCAAACCCCCCTCTGGGAAACCATTTGCATTGTTAATTGGCATTGGTTGTGGTTCGAAAAACCACAAGAAGCAATCAACTGCCAAAATGCCTCcaactctgactctggctctggcactgacTCGgtttctgcctctgtctctgcgtCTAACTCGAGGACTCCTACTGTTAGGACCTAGTGCCTGTTAACACTCGATGCTGGCGCCGTTTGTGTATTTAGACAGAGTCGAAAAACCACAGAGATTCATTTGAAATGCAGAAACCTAATTTGCGATTCGCTTTTTCTTCGACTAGTAAGCAAATTTACTCGCAGTAAACCAACAGCCCTAAAAAGGAACCTCTCATAATGATAATTAATCCCACAGGAACACAGCACAGTCGAGGAATAGAATGCTAAGACAAGAAAAACCTGCCAAATGCTCACAAAACCATTCACGTTTCGCACTTTTTAAAGCATGCTTCCGAATGCTACGGGAAATTTACACTAGGCCAAGCATAAATGCAGATATCACTAGCTAACTGACTCACTGACTGGTTGACTGATTGCTCATACGCACCGTTGACtgtcagtgccagtgccactgctcctgctgttcctTCCTCTGCTGGTGCACTGTCAAGCTATCTGTTGGATTTCAATAACCATGCCTGGTATTTCGACTCTTTCATGGCgttttttgttggattttctGTGCCAGCCAAAACATTTTATGGCGCTACAAATCAAAATTTGTGCAGCCCCAGTCACATAAATCAGACTTGTCGGTACATGAATCACTTTGATCCTAAAAATACGAGGACGAACccaaaaatgcaattattgTCCATATTTTTCCTTCATGCGTGAAAACCATTTGATAATTTGCTGAAAAGAAATTGTATTATCTAAACAGTTTGGCCAGGCCAAAATATTTCGCTTCTTCTCCATACCGCTCCCCTTTCCCACCCGTGTGTGCAATAATTAAGAATTCAATTTAAACTTTTGAAACTTTAGGCGTATGGAAGTGAGGGACGCACGCGGCAAGCGAGGGGCCAGGGAAGGCATCGCATCAGGTGGCTCAGTGCTGCGGCTTTCTCTGTGACGGTGTAAAGTCAAAAAGCCGCAACATCATTACGCTTTCGCATTTGCATGCTGCTAGCATGCCACAAACTTCGGCTCGCACACACACCAGCAAAAACAAGGAAGAAGAACGGCATTTCAGTATTCCGACTACTGAATACCCCATAATCAAAAACAGTGTCTGGAAAACTACACTCCGCAAAGAATACCAGTCGAAAAAGGCAATTCCTTAAACTATTACGAGTGTCTGCCAATGTTTTCGCATCTTTTTACTTTGGAACGAATAGGTAGGTAGGTACGTAAATACATTTATGTACAGTACAGCACACCCATGGACGTGCACGGGGTGTTAAAAGAGTGAGCCCACATGCCGCACGACCAgcaataaaatgcatttgtgCAGAGGCGCcccagatgctgctgctgctgttggtggtaCTTCCAAAGGGTCTCAGTAGTTTTGagggggaattcatttaattagCGGTACAATGGAAAGACTCagacatttaaatttaatcacaaaaatatttgcactggAATATAAACAATTACGATTCAAATTTGGTTTGGATTTTGAGCTCTTGTGCGGTTTTCCTTTACAGGGGTTTCGTTCAAAGTTTTCCAGACCGTGTGCTGCGAGTACTTATGAATTATgaaataatattaattgatTCCATAAGCCCGAAATATTTGCTGGACGTAGGTCctctttcatttatttttgggaCTGACCGGTAGAGTCCGTGCAATTATCTTTGGCAATTTGCAATTAGTGATTTAGTGATTTTCGACACGCCGACGAAGAATCGATCGGACATCCTTGGTAAAGCGCAAGGCGTCCAGGAAtggcagcagcttcagcagctccGTGTCGCTGGGATCGTAGATGAACGACTTGATCGGGATGGCGTTGTGGGGAAAGTCCCGGTACGCATTGGGCGTGTTGTCGATGATGAGCGTTCTGCTCAGGTCCCGATTGACAAGAGTGAGATCCTTGCTAACAATGGAGGTGTTGGAGCGGCAGTGCTGTCGGTAGAAGCGCCGCTGCAGTATGCCCCGTCCGGCGTCCAGCATGTCCACCACCCGTGCGGCGTACGACTCCACACTGGCCGTATAGATGGCCAGGTCATACCACTGTGCCACATGATCGAGGAACTCGTCGACATGGGGCCGCTTGAAGACACTGAACAGAATCGGCTCTATGCCATCGATCGTCAGATGGATCTGGTAATCGGGAACTGCGCAGGCCGGCACTTGGCTGCCGCCCACGTTCTCCTTGGTCTCCGGATCAATGTAGCAGGAGTGGAGCAGCGTCTCGTCCAGGTCCAGTATCAACGTCTTTCGCGGCACACGTTCAAGTTGAATGGCGCACGTTCTCGACGGAGCCACCTCCTTGTAGATAATGTATCGATCCGGTCGAATGAACTCAAGGGTCCTGGCCGCCAAAAAGCCCAGCAGTCGTCGAAGGTAGCTGTAGAGTTCGTTGCGAACCAAAACCAACATCGATGGCGTTGGGGCCACAGACGGCTCCACAGACGGGTTCACAGACGAGTCCACGTCTAAGGCTGAAGCCGAAGAACTCTGTAGATTGATGTTTTTAGCCAAGACCGACGACATT is a window of Drosophila pseudoobscura strain MV-25-SWS-2005 chromosome 3, UCI_Dpse_MV25, whole genome shotgun sequence DNA encoding:
- the Jon44E gene encoding serine protease 1, whose product is MQLFVFLALALAVAVASAVPTEVANKPVPVRDMPSAAKIQGRITNGYPAYEGKVPYIVGLSFNDNYWCGGSIIGHNWILTAAHCTREANHVLIYYGASFRHEAQFTHWVSRDDIISHPDFNDHLNNDIGLIRTPHVDFWSLVNRVELPSYNDRYNSFAGWWAVASGWGHTSNDSGMSNYLNCVDVQLMDNNDCRNVYGDSYITDNTICIQTHGAQSTCNGDSGGPLVLHEGNRIVGITSFGHWNGCTAGEPAGFTRVTGYLDWIRDHTGISY
- the LOC4805060 gene encoding phenoloxidase-activating factor 2, coding for MSGATADTATGATSRCRLLWMALAIAALVMVNAQDMPSPMCRDDELCTTVTHCTETDDSGRKGIGPRISRFCGTGRVCCERAQLESWNASLVDRVGRQQRTNRRPAGSSIRDKNGNVLEPEANESCGMNMECVPRKLCRDNIIIDDGRSIINPRIGVGQCSRSLHRCCEVNQKVDASDSPYVAKLNGFKYNNCGWSNPQGLIPDKDKYNYTEDVSIFGQFPWMVAIFTGRQQYLCGGTLIHPQLVITSSHNIVNETVDTLMARAGDWDLNSLDEPYEHQGRRIKQIILHPEFDPEALFNDIAILVLDEPVQLAPHIQPLCLPPPESPQVIDDLLSATCFATGWGAKDPNSDKLERTLKRIDLPIVDHDECQAMLRNTRLESRFRLRPSFLCAGGIEGKDTCKGDGGSPLFCTLPGQTDRYQLAGIVSWGIECAEADIPSVYANVPYLRAWIDEKIKGLGLQLAAP
- the LOC4805059 gene encoding phenoloxidase-activating factor 2; this translates as MWAERLVVLLSLLSLLPAGWTQRSCSDLEICTSKKLCLQTDDSGRGLLGTRILYRSCGRELVCCEKEQLENFYAEEAEVEYRSQRKGYPWVGTTAATSTKPETTTTEIAVTDPSEPEDYKSCGEQRLCVPRHLCTTGSVNMDGRYVITARINEASNFGCRSVEICCPENEQIEEGQSRMQQNLKDFEYRGCGYSNSKGLYYQLDGYNDGESTFAEFPWMVALMDMEGNYICGGSLIHPQMVLTSAHNVANYSEDSLLARAGDWDLNSQREPHPYQMRRIRQLYRHEAFNKLTHSHDMALMVLERPFQLAPHIQPICLPPAETTQVQEDMRRAHCLATGWGQSNSSAKSMEHLLKRIELPVVEHENCQRLLRRTILGRRFRLHDSFLCAGGVEGKDTCKGDGGSPLFCSMPGQTDRYQLAGIVSWGIECAEKDIPAAYTNVAYLRDWINQMVVQAGFSLNDLV
- the LOC4805061 gene encoding CTD nuclear envelope phosphatase 1, with the protein product MIWGQFLFAIMSSSASALDVDSSVNPSVEPSVAPTPSMLVLVRNELYSYLRRLLGFLAARTLEFIRPDRYIIYKEVAPSRTCAIQLERVPRKTLILDLDETLLHSCYIDPETKENVGGSQVPACAVPDYQIHLTIDGIEPILFSVFKRPHVDEFLDHVAQWYDLAIYTASVESYAARVVDMLDAGRGILQRRFYRQHCRSNTSIVSKDLTLVNRDLSRTLIIDNTPNAYRDFPHNAIPIKSFIYDPSDTELLKLLPFLDALRFTKDVRSILRRRVENH